The nucleotide sequence CGGCGGTTTTGACGACAAGGCCGACGATGTCACCTACGACGGCTGCATTTCGATCGGCAATCAAAAGGGGTTTCGCTACTGGGGCGACAACGGCAACTACGTGAATTGTCTCGCGGCCTACAACCAACAGTATGGCGGCACCGGCAACTCCGACGGCCTCTGGGTGGGCAAGCAGTCGAGCCGCTCCCACTCCGCTTACGTGCACGTTTCCCTCTCCACGTTTCACAACAACGCCGAGTGGGCGCTGGAATCCTACGAAGGCGGGCAGATCACGGCGACCGATTGCATTGTCTCGGTTGATGGCGACTGGACGAATGCCTACCTCGTGAGCAGCGGCCCCATCACGCTCAGTGGCACTGCGCAGTGGCGCACCAGTTCCAGCCTGGGTCCCGATCCGCAATACGTCGCGCCTTCCCGAACCTGGACCGGGTCCCCGGCCGACGCCTTCAACAGTGAGCTCTACGAGGACGCCAAAGGCTATTTTGGCCAAGGCGGCGCGCCGACGGGACCCGTGGTGTCAGTCACCGCCACGGATGGCAGCGCCGCCGAACCGTCAAATAACGGCACCTTCACGCTGACCGCGTCGCCCGCGCCGGAGGCTCCTCTTACGGTCAACCTCACCCTCGCCGGCACGGCCACCAACGGCACCGATTATTCCACCATCGCCAGCACCGTCACGATCGGGACGAGCGGCACCGCCACCATTGATGTGGCGGTGATTGACGACTCCGTGAGCGAGGTCAGCGAAACCGTGTTGCTCTCGGTCGCGTCGGGCACGGGATACAGTGTGGGCAGCCCATCCGGAGCGACCGTCACGATCGCCGACAACGAGCCGCCCCCGCCGCCGAATGTGACCATTGTGGCCACCGACAGCTCGGCGGGCGAGCCGTCGAACAACGGCACCTTCACGCTCACGGCGTCACCGGCGCCGACCAGTGCCATCACGGTCAATCTGAGTGTCGCCGGCACCGCCACGAACGGCACCGACTACAGCACCATCGGCTCCTCCGTCACCATTGGCACAAGTGGCACCGCCACGGTGGGGGTCGCCGTGATTGACGATGCCGCGACCGAAGGCAGCGAAACCGTCATTCTCACAGTCGGTTCCGGCACCGGCTACACCGTCGGCAGCCCCGCCACCGCCACGGTCACGATCAGCGCCAGCGATACGCCTCCCTCGGTCAATATCAGCACGTCTTCCAGCAGCGCCGCCGAAGGCGGAGGTTCGGGACGTTTTGCGATCACCGCCATTCCTTCACCGGCCAGCCCCATCTCGGTAACTCTCACCATCACCGGCACCGCCATCAACGGCACGGACTACACCACGATCCCGACCTCTGTGACGCTCTATCCAGGACCGGGCACTGCCGAGGTCGATATTGACGCGATCGACGACGCCCTGTTCGAGGGAACCGAAACCGTGGTGCTCACCGTCGCCTCCGGATCGGGTTACGCCGTGGGCAGCCCCAGCAGCGCCACCGTGACGATTAACGACAACGATTCCGGTGGCGGGGGCGGCTCCACGCCGGTCGTTACGATCAGTGCGACCGACAGCTCGGCGGGCGAGCCGTCGAACAATGGGACCTTCACGCTCACCGCGTCGCCGGCCCCGTCCAGTCCGATCACCGTCAACCTGGGCCTCGCGGGCACGGCGACCAACGGCTCCGACTACAGCACGATTGCCAGCACCGTGACGATCGGCACCGGCGGCACGGCCACGGTCAACGTGGCCGTGACCGATGACGCTGCGGTCGAAGGCAGCGAGACCGTGGTCCTTGCGGTGAATTCGGGTTCCGGATACACGATAGGCGGAGCAAATTCCGCCACCGTGACCATCGCCGATGACGATACTTCAGGCACGCCGGTGGTGACGATCAGCGCGACCGACAGTTCGGCCGGAGAACCGTCGAACAACGGGACCTTCACGCTCACCGCGTCGCCCGCCCCGTCCAGTTCGATAACCGTCAACCTGAGCCTCGCGGGCACGGCGACCAATGGCGCCGACTACAGCACGATCGCATCCACCGTGACGATCGGCACCGGCGGCACGGCCACCGTTACGGTGGCGGTGATAAACGATTCGTCGGTCGAAGGCACGGAAACCGTGGTGCTCACGGTGAATTCAGGTTCCGGATACGACGTGGGCGGCGCAGACAACGCGACGGTGAACATCGCCGATGACGACTCCGGTTCGTTGCCGCAGATCAACATCAGCACGTCGTCCAGCAGTGCCTCGGAAGGCGGCGGCACCGGCCGGTTTGCCATCACCGCCATGCCGTCGCCGTCTAGCGCGATCACGGTGAACCTGAGCATTGCGGGCACCGCGACCAACGGAGTCGACTACGACACCGTGGCCACCACCGTGACGATAAACCCGGGACTCGGGACGGCGGAAATCGATATCGATGCCATTGACGACTCCGTGACCGAAGGCACCGAATCGGTCGTGCTGACGATAGCCGCCGGTTCGGGATACACGGTCTCCAGTCAACACACAGCGACGGTTACGATCAACGACAACGACTCCTGAAGTCGGTTGGTCGCGCATTACGTTACGACGGCGGCTCCTTTCCCGGGGCCGCCGTTTCGTTGGTCCGGACTCGGCTCGGCCCTCGCGTGCAACGACTTGTCAACCGCGGTCCTTTCGAGCCCGGCGAGTGCCCGTTTGGATGTCCGTCCGCGGTGTTCCGATTCCCCGAAACCCGTTTCCACCCCACACCATACCATGAATCTCCACACCATGACGGACCTCGGGCGCATGCGCACGATGACCTCCGCCGAACTCCGACAAACGTTCCTCGTCGAAGCGCTGTTCCAGCCGGGTGCGATCACCCTGGTTCGCACGGATCTCGACCGGGCGATTGTCGGCTCCGCCGTTCCCGGCGCGCGGGCGTTGACCTTGGAGCCGCCGCCGGAACTGCGGGCGTCGTCGTTCACCGAGCGCCGCGAGTTGGGCGTGCTGAATCTCGGCGGGGCGGGCTCGATCCTGGTCGATGGCGAACGCCATGCGATGGCCGCGCGGGATGCGCTATACGTTGGCCGCGGCGACCATAAGATCGTGTTTGAGTCGGACCGTCCGGATGCAGCGGCTCGCTTTTATTTTGTGAGCTACCCGGCGCATGCGGTCTATCCGACGACGCATGCGAGTTTTGCGGACGCGGCACCGCTCCGCCTCGGGACGTCGGCCGACGCCAACGAGCGCACGATCTACAAATATATCCACGAGGACGGCATCCAAAGCTGCCAACTCATGATGGGCTTCACGTGGCTCGAGGAAGGCAGCGTGTGGAACACCATGCCACCACACTGGCACCTTAGCCGTTCGGAGATTTACCTCTACTTCGATCTCCCGGCCGAGGCCTGCGTGATACACCTGATGGGAGCGCCCGACGAAACCCGGCACCTGATCGTGCGCAACGAACAAGCCGTGCTGTCGCCCCCATGGTCGATCCATTCCGGCGCAGGAACACAGCGCTACGGGTTTGCCTGGGCGATGGGCGGGGAGAACCGGGAATTCGCCGACATGGAAGCCGTGTCCCCCAAAATCCTGCGTTGAAGGATGCCGCATGAAATTACCCCGCCCCGTTCCGGATCAAACTTCACCCGACGTCTCGCATGGCTCTCCGAAAGGTAAACCCAGTCGGGTGCGCTGGCGCATTTGTGCGATGTTGTTTTTCGCGACGACGATCAACTATATCGACCGCCAGATCCTCGGGATACTGAAGCCGGAACTGACACGCGATCTGGGTTGGAGCGAGATCGACTACAGCAACGTCATCTTCGCGTTCCAACTCGCGTATGCCGGTGGCTACCTCTTTGGCGGCCGTCTCATCGACCGGATTGGCGTGCGCCTGGGTTACGCGGCGGCGGTGGCCGGTTGGAGCCTCGCGGCGATGGCCCACGCGGCGGTGCGTTCGGTGGCGGGATTCGGCGTAGTGCGATTTGCGCTCGGTCTGACCGAGGGGGGGAATTTCCCGGCGGCGGTGAAAGCGGTGAGCGAGTGGTTTCCCCGTCGGGAACGCGCCTTGGCCACCGGCATTTTTAATTCCGGCAGCAGTGTTGGTGCGCTGGTGACGCCGTTGGTGGTCCCATGGATTACGGTCCGCTACGGCTGGTCTGTCGCCTTTCTCGCGACCGGGGCGTTGGGCCTTGTTTGGCTGATAGCTTGGTGGTGGATCTATGCTGCCCCCGAGGAGCACCCGAAGGTTTCAGCGGCGGAATTGGCTCTGATCCGGAGCGAACCCAGTGAGCCGACCGCGCGTGTGCCGTGGGGGGAGTTGCTGCGGCACCGGCAAACGTGGGCGTTCATTGCCGGCATGTTCATTGCCGCGCCGGTCTGGTGGTTCTGGTTGTTTTGGGTGCCGGATTTTCTGCACAAGAGCCATGGCCTGAATCTGCTGCAGCTGGGACCGCCGTTGGTGGTGATCTACCTCATGACTGACTTCGGCAGCATCGGGGGCGGCTGGCTGTCCTCGCATTTGATCGGGCGCGGTTGGACGGTGAACGCGGCGCGCAAGACGGCCATGCTGGCGTGCGCGTTGTGTGTCGTGCCGGTGATCATTGCGCCGGTAGTTTCTGACCTTTGGGCCGCTACGTTGCTGATCGGTCTCGCCGCTTCGGCGCATCAAGGCTTTGCCGCGAATCTCTTCACGCTGGTGTCGGACACGGCGCCCCGTCACGCGGTGAGTTCGATCGTGGGCTTAGGCGGTGCGGCGGGGGCGATCGGCGGCATGCTGGTGGCCAAGGTCACCGGCTACGTGTTGGAATGGACGGGCGATTTCCGGCCGTTGTTCGCTGCTGCTGCGGGAGCGTATCTAGTCGCCCTGCTCGTCATCCATCTGCTGAGCCCACGGCTCACGCCGATGAAACTTTCCTCATGACAAACCCTGAATGGCAGACGGATTTGGAACTGTTCGCGTTGGTGCAACGCGAACTCTACACGCCGGTGGTGGGCGACATCTTGGATGCGCTGGGCCGCTACCACCAGTTTCTCCCCCAACCAGTGCAGCCGATGGTCGAGAGCATGACAGTGGTCGGACGGGCGATGCCGGCGTTGATGATCGACGTGCACGGACCGCAGGAAAAGCCGTTCGGCTTGCTCACGGAAGCACTCGACGATCTACGTCCCGGCGAAGTCTATCTCGGGGCTGGCGGAGCGATGCGATGCGCCTATTGGGGCGAGCTACTCACCGCTGCCGCTCGGACACGAGGGGCCGTGGGCGCGGTCGTTGACGGCTTCCATCGGGACACGCCGCAGGTGCGGGAGCAACAGTGGCCCGTGTTCAGTCGGGGACGTTTCGCACAGGATTCCTCGGTTCGCACGGCGGTGACCGCCTTTCGTTGCCCGATCGAAATCGGCGGGGTGTGGGTGGAACCGGGCGATCTGGTTTTCGGCGATCTCGACGGCGTCGTCATCGTGCCCCGCGCCTGCGAAGCCGAGGTGGTGACTCGTGCGTTGGAAAAGGCGCGCGGAGAAAAGGCCGTGCGCCAGGCCATCGAAGGCGGGCTCAGCGCGACCGCGGCATTCCAGAAATTTGGTATCCTCTGATTTCATTCCCTGCTCATGATCAATCCTCCTGCTGAAACTCCGCCCAAATCCCTGCCGTCAAATGGCTCCGCTTCGCTGAAGGGGACGGCGTTCGATCTCACCGGCCAGACCGCGCTCATCACCGGCGGCGGCACCGGACTGGGTTTGGCGATGGCGCAGTGTCTGGCCACGGCGGGTGCTCGTGTGGTGCTGGTGGGACGCCGACCTGAAGAACTAGCCAAGGCGTGTGCGCAGATCGGACCGACCGCCTTTGCTCTGCCAGGAGATGTCACGCGTTTGGAGGATGCTCCTAGTCTGGTGGAGCGCGCCGAGGCGCAGGCCGGCCCGATCACGCTTCTCATCAACAATGCCGGTGTGCACTTGAAGAAAGCGGCGACCGAAACGACGGACGTGGAATTTGCCGCCGTGCTGCAGACCCACGTTTTCGGGGCGTTCGCGATCACGCGGGAGGCGGGGAAACGCATGGTCGCACGCGGAGCGGGTTCGGTGCTGTTCACGGCGTCGATGACTTCACTTATCGGGCTGTCTGCGGTGGTCGCTTATTCCGCCGCCAAGAGCGCCTACGTCGGTCTCGTTCGCTCCCTGGCGACGGAGTGGGGTCCCCACGGCATTCGCGTCAATGCATTGGCGCCGGGATGGATCGCCTCCGACATGCTGGCCAAGGTGTTGGACGGAGATCCGGCTCGGCGGGAGAAGATCCTTTCACGGACGCCGCTCGGGCGTCTTGGTGATCCTACTGACATCGGTTGGGCCGCCGTTTATCTGGCCTCGCCCGCCGCGCGATTCGTGACCGGCGTGGTGCTCCCGGTCGACGGTGGCGCGGCGGGAGGGTTCTGACCTGTAGCCGGTCCCATTGCGAGCGGTCGGAACGTGCAAGGGCTTGCGCAACGGGGGCGTCGAGTTCGCGTTCCGGTGGGAGTTCGATGGTCGCGTTCCTTTCTGTTTTTGGTGCTGCGGAATTTCTTCCGCCGGGCCTCATGACCCAACCTTCCCCTTACCCCTTTATCCTCCATGCGCGAGTCGCCACCCGATCCCAAACCCGTCTTGCCGGCGGTGCCCCTGAGGCGGATATCATCACGGCCGTGAGTGGTTTGAAGAGGGGGGCGGAGTTGGGTCGTCGTTCGGGGAAATCAGGCGCCAGTGCCGGTGCCCGGGGAGACCGGTCGGAGACTTCCAACGTGGTCACTTGTGCGGACCGGATGTGGGCGATCTTCGACAAGTTACGTCTTATCAAATCCCGGGCGTGGAATCTCGATATCAACCGCTGGGACTGGTCGAGTGGCGTGGGATTGTGGGGCGTGATGCGTTGCCACGAAGTGCTCGGTGATGCCCGCTGCCTGGATTTTCTCGTCAGCTGGGTGGAGCAAAATATGGCGGGTAGGGTCAAGGGCTCCGTCAATCACGTGCTGCCTGCCTACATCGTCGAATACCTCTGGCGCGTGCAGGGCGATGAGCGTTATCGGAAGATTTGCGATGAATACGCTGAGTGGTGTTTGGATCAGGCGACTCGCACCGACAACGGTGGTTTGGCGCATGTATGGCCGGGGGGGCAGGATGACTATCGGCATCAATTGTGGGTCAACAGCACGTTCATGGCGGGCATGTTTATGCTGCGTTACGGCGCGGAGTTGCCGAATGAAGCACTTTTTGATGATGGCTGCCGCCAATATCAGATCCATCTGGAGTCGCTCTACGATGCGAAGATCGGGCTGTTCTTTCACGGGTATCACTGCCAACTGCGTGGCCCGATCGGTGACTACTGGGGCCGGGGTAATGGATGGATGGTGGCCAGTTTGACCGAGGGCCTGTCGTGGTTGCCGCCCGACCATAGCTTGCGCGAATCAGCAGAGAGGATCTTCCAAGCGACGATGCAACGGGCGTTGAGTTTGAAAACCGCAGACGGTCGGCTCCGCGTAATGCCGCTGGTCGACGATGCCTACCCCGAGAGCACCTGTTCCGCGCTGTTTGGTTTTGCGGCGTTGCGGGGTTTCCGCCGTGGTTTGCTCCCGCGCGCGTTTCTTGATTGGGGCCTGCAACTTTCGAAGACGATGGGCGATCTGATTAGCGAAGACGGCCGCGTCGCCAATTGCTCCCATAGTGCGAATCCGGATTCGATGGAGGCTTACCTGCAACGACCCTGCGAGCAGTCCTTGTATGCCGATGGGATCATGCTGGCGTTTCTGGCGGAGGCGATCATCGCGATCCAATCGTCGGGAAAGTCTGCTCCAGTTTCCGCTGTATCTGACTAGACGATTTTATTTTTTCAAGCCGTCGAACTCTTCAGCCAATCCCTTACCATTCTCACCCTGAGACAACCCATGCTATAACCCCCCTCCGTGCCCCTCACCTGACTCAATCAGGCGCTCGAGTCGGACCGACGGCCTTGACCACGTATTCCCGCCATTCATGCTTCGTCCACGAATGGCATCGGTGCCTCCCGTAACGCCCATTCCGGTTTCGCTCAGCGCAACCCTGCTTTCGCAACGTTCGACCAACCCCTCTCGAAATGGCCACTGCCCCACGTTCCGTTTCCATACCGCTCCCGGAATCCTCGGATGTCCCGTCGGAAGGTTCCAGCACCACCATGCAGGACATTGCCGAACAAGCGGGTGTTTCGCTGAGCACCGTGTCGCGGGCGTTGCATGATAATCCCCGGATCGGAGTCCGCACGCGCGACCGTATCCATCGGATCGCGGCGGATCTCGGCTACCGACCGAACCCGATGGTGGCGGCATTGATGAAACAATTGCGGACGAATCGGCCGGTCGCGCCCGTTTGCAACTTGGCTTGGCTGGACTTCTACGAGGACCCCGAGGCGTGGAAGCAGTCCGCCGTGCAGCGGGGGTTCTACGCCGGCGCGCTGGCCCGCGCCCGAGCGCGCAATTATTCGCTGGAACGCATTCAGGTCTGCGCCCCCGGGATGACACCATCCCGCCTGAATCACATCCTCGAAAGCCGCGGTATTCGGGCGGTGCTTATGTCGTGGATGCGTGACTCCGACGGGATTAGCAGTTGCCTCCCGTTTGATTTGAATCGGTTTGCCGTGATCTCCGTGGGCACGCGCTATCAACGTCCGGACCTGTCGTATGCCAGTGACGACCAATACATCAGCAGCTGCTTGGCCATCCGCCGGCTTTGGGAGCTCGGATACCGTCGGATCGGTTATGTCGGAGAACCTGGGATTGAGCGGATCGTGGAAAACCGTTTCAGCGCGGGCTATCTCACGACGCTGACCATCGAGTTGGGGGGCACCACCCTCCCGCCTTTGTTCACCTTCGACGATGTTGACGTGGTGGAGTGGTGGCACCGGTTTCGTCCGGATGCGATTCTGACCTCCAATCGGCTCGTGCTGCGCAATTTGCGGCAGCATGGCATCCGAGTCCCGGAAGATGTGGGATTGGCTCATCTCAACATCGAAGATTGTGCGGATTACGCGCCGGCCGAATTGGCCGGGATCAAGCAGGACAACGAGCGGGTGGGAGAGGGGGCGGTCGATTTTTTGATCAGCCAGATATCCACCAACGCCGTCGGTCCGCCCGAGATCCCGCGCGGTGTGTTGACTCCGAGTCTTTGGGTGGAGGGACCAACGGTGAGGCAGGTGACTGTCGCCGCGAGCGATCAATCCCCGTAGATGATCCCGCACGAATGTCGCGGGGCCTCGCTGGAAATCCACCGCCGCGAATGCCTGCCATGCAACGAATCGCACAGCGGTTCCCTTGCCGTGAGTCGGTTTTAACCCCGCCCTGAAATGGTTCCCATGGCATTTTCAAACCTTTCGGCCGACGGCATTGCGCTTGGTGGGTGGGATTCCTGGTCCAGCCGATTGGCGGGCTGGGTCCGACCGGTCCGATTCATATCGTTGATGGTTTTAGTCTCGCTTCGAGGGATCGCGGCCGGGGAGCCACCGGCGGCGGATGAGGTCAGAGCCGCACTCGACCGGGCGGTGACCTATTTTAACTCGATCTCCACCGCAGGCGGATATTTGTGGGAATACTCCAGCGACCTGACGGAGCGTTTCGGCGAAGAACCCGCCACCTCTTCGCAGATTTGGGTGCAGCCGCCGGGAACACCGTCGGTTGGGCAGGCCTTGCTCCTCGCCTACGCCGCGACCGGGAATCAGTCGCATCTCGAGGCGGCGCGTGCGGCCGCTCTGGCCCTGACTCACGGCCAGCTCGAATCCGGGGGGTGGGATTACTTGATCGAGTTCGACCCCGCGAAACGCTCGCAATGGTGCTACCGTGATGAGGTGGGGACGGCCGCGTTTTCGGACGATGAGCGGACGAATGTTTCGAATTACGACGACGATAATACGCAGAGTGTGCTGCGCTTCTTTCTGGCATTTGTTGATGCCGCCCGATCCGCGCCCAGTCCGCGCGACGAAGCGATTCGTGACGCGCTGGAATATGGGCTGAAAAAATTGCAGGAGGCCCAATTTGCGAATGGCGCATGGTCGCAGCGTTGGGACGGTCGTCCCCACGATCCCGCCCGCTACCCGATCCTGCCGGCAAGCCTGCCCGAAAACTATCCTCGCGAGTTTCCTTCTCCCGACTACTTCGATTTCTACACCTTCAACGATAACACCATTCGCGACGCCCTCATGCTCATGTTGGATGCCCGGCGTAGAACGGGTCGGGTGGAATTTCGTGAATCCGCCAGGCGGGCGGCGGATTTTATAGTGCTGGCGCAGCTGCCGGAGCCGCAGCCGGGCTGGGCGCAGCAATATGACGCGGCCATGCACCCCGCGTGGGCGCGGGCGTTCGAACCGCCGGCCGTCAGTTCCTTCGAGAGCGCGGGGGTGGTGCGCTTGTTGTTGGATCTGCATCGCGAGTTTTCCGACCCGCGCTTTATGGAGGCGGCGGGTCGCGCCGTCGCGTGGTTCCGGCGATCGGCGATCAGGGAGAATCGCTGGGCGCGCTATTACGAACTGCACACCAACCGCCCCATCTATGGGGATTGGGACGGTCGGATTCACTACACGTTGGCCGAGTTGAGCGCGGAGCGGCAGACGGGTTATTATTGGGAGGAAGCATTCGGTATCGCCGACACGATCGCCGCATATGAAGCGGCGGTGGCCGCCTCGAGCGACGCCGCCGGGGCGGAGCCATGGACGCCAAAGGATCGGCCGAAAACGGAGCACGGAATCGAGTCGATCGATGAGGATCAGCTGGCCGCCCGTGCTCGCGATGCGCTGGACGCAATGGATTCCGCTGGTCGTTGGCTGGAACCCGACGGCGGGCGGTTCACGACTGAGCGCTTCATCGCGAACGTGCAACTGTTGTCGGAATTTCTGATTCGCACTCAGAACCCCCGTCCGAAGCCGTCGACTGAATGATGCGACGGCCGCCGCAATTTTTCCAACGCCTCTCTCAACTATGATATTCGAACATTTTGCACTCAACGTGCCCGAACCGCGCGGGATGGCGCAGTGGTATGTTACTCATTTCGGTTGGCAGGTCGTGCGCGACCTCGGGGGGCCGACTCATACCCTTTTCCTCGCCGACAGCACGGGGCGATGCGTGGCGGAATTGTATCACAACAAGTCAGTCTCAATTCCGGCCTACGCCGAAACGCATCCACTGTGTTTTCATTTCGCGGTGATCACCGCCGACGCTCGGGCCGATCGGACTCGGCTCGATGCGGCTGGTGCGACAATGGTCGAGGAAGTCACGCCCGCCGATGGATCAGTGTTGATCATGATGCGTGATCCTTGGGGTGTGCCGGTGCAGTTGTGTCAACGAGCCCAGTCCCTTTGAGTGCGCTTTGTGAATCGCGTTCGCCGCGTGGGGGAATCGGAGGACTTTGGTTTCCGCGTTCAGACCCAATCAATGCTGCGCAAGGGATTGCGCATCCTGAGCAGACTCCAGGCCTACCACGCTCCCGATCGCGCTTTGCGAAGGCGCGAAGGCAAGGTTTCATCCAGAGGCATACATTCCCGAATTAGTCATGGCGCCACCGATCACCCCACCCGTCCCCTCAGACTCTCCTGGAGAGGCGGCCGTTTGCGGATTCCCGTCGGCAGAAACTGCTGCGCGGAAGTTCCCTGGATCTTGCGTGCGAGTCGCCATTGTCGGACTTTCCGGATATGCTCGATGGCACCTGATGATGTTGGCGGAACAAGCATTGTTCGGCCGAGCCCAGTTGGTGGGCGCGACGGTCATCAACCAGGAGGAGGAAGCAGAATTGTGCCGCCGACTGCGCGCCCATGGCGTTCCCCTGTTTGACGACTACCAGAGCATGTTGACGGCGTTGGTCGGCCGGATCGACCTGGTGCTGCTGCCCACCGCCATTCATTGGCACACGCCGATGGTGTTGGCGGCGTTGGAGGCGGGCCTGCACGTGATGGTGGAGAAGCCTGTGGCGGCGACGCTGCAGGATATCGATCGGATGAGAGCGGCGCAGTCGCTCAGCAAACGACTCCTCGCCGTCGGGTTCCAGGA is from Synoicihabitans lomoniglobus and encodes:
- a CDS encoding pectate lyase, whose amino-acid sequence is MVLVSLRGIAAGEPPAADEVRAALDRAVTYFNSISTAGGYLWEYSSDLTERFGEEPATSSQIWVQPPGTPSVGQALLLAYAATGNQSHLEAARAAALALTHGQLESGGWDYLIEFDPAKRSQWCYRDEVGTAAFSDDERTNVSNYDDDNTQSVLRFFLAFVDAARSAPSPRDEAIRDALEYGLKKLQEAQFANGAWSQRWDGRPHDPARYPILPASLPENYPREFPSPDYFDFYTFNDNTIRDALMLMLDARRRTGRVEFRESARRAADFIVLAQLPEPQPGWAQQYDAAMHPAWARAFEPPAVSSFESAGVVRLLLDLHREFSDPRFMEAAGRAVAWFRRSAIRENRWARYYELHTNRPIYGDWDGRIHYTLAELSAERQTGYYWEEAFGIADTIAAYEAAVAASSDAAGAEPWTPKDRPKTEHGIESIDEDQLAARARDALDAMDSAGRWLEPDGGRFTTERFIANVQLLSEFLIRTQNPRPKPSTE
- a CDS encoding VOC family protein, which encodes MIFEHFALNVPEPRGMAQWYVTHFGWQVVRDLGGPTHTLFLADSTGRCVAELYHNKSVSIPAYAETHPLCFHFAVITADARADRTRLDAAGATMVEEVTPADGSVLIMMRDPWGVPVQLCQRAQSL